A portion of the Macaca mulatta isolate MMU2019108-1 chromosome 2, T2T-MMU8v2.0, whole genome shotgun sequence genome contains these proteins:
- the LOC701808 gene encoding putative protein ARB2BP, with protein sequence MCEARLRKSRRLPFDRKSAAPPTINRKSFPGTFLSLMYYYSFNFQWLPMTQELSFQKFIEQSDLLGELKYDFNEKAEFRHTETQRPFVFNYYENVLEKNSKRYQALGHLLEQYIYELLEKVCKLQKVYIPPEADEEEPRSFFFMSEKALTNHHSALLVLLQDHGVFRAGQWSQQAIVHHGLQHGSQIPCIQMALQAHYDVMVLNPNDNFVELKMEKEWQGLLTQNIESSSLKMVPGGSFFSLQHPPKCIPKRCSNTPEEHMAYIWDYFISKTEGKDIAFIVHGYGGLVFMDLLVRRRWEVMSKVYAVALIDSEHHVGHQLGSDVQLLAWIKHHCREWVTSPKPLDKPAATVFKKEFPMVSAGTEKYSLAPSSSLQSIFKYFKKALKARTTINFSQMPIVTRGSTKRKQSA encoded by the exons atGTGCGAAGCGCGCTTGCGCAAGAGCCGTCGCCTGCCCTTCGACCGGAAATCAGCTGCCCCTCCCACCATCAACCGGAAATCATTTCCTGGGACTTTTCTCT CACTGATGTACTATTATTCTTTTAACTTTCAGTGGTTACCAATGACACAGGAGCTGAGCTTCCAAAAATTTATTGAACAATCTGACTTACTAGGAGAACTTAAATATGACTTCAATGAAAAAGCTGAATTCAGACACACTGAAACACAAAGGCCTTTCGTCTTTAACTATTATGAAAATGTGCTTGAGAAAAATAGCAAGCGCTACCAGGCCCTTGGCCATTTGCTTGAACAATATATTTATGAGCTTTTGGAGAAGGTGTGCAAATTACAAAAAGTATATATCCCACCTGAGGCTGATGAAGAAGAACCAAGAAGCTTCTTTTTTATGAGTGAGAAAGCATTAACAAATCACCATTCTGCTCTTCTTGTCCTTCTTCAAGACCATGGGGTCTTTCGAGCTGGTCAGTGGAGTCAGCAGGCAATAGTACATCATGGTCTCCAACATGGAAGTCAGATACCGTGTATTCAAATGGCATTGCAGGCACATTATGATGTAATGGTGCTAAACCCCAATGATAATTTTGTGGAACTAAAGATGGAAAAAGAGTGGCAAGGCCTTTTAACACAAAATATTGAGTCGTCTTCTCTAAAAATGGTTCCAGGTGGGAGCTTTTTCTCTCTCCAGCATCCTCCCAAATGCATTCCAAAAAGATGCAGCAACACCCCCGAAGAACACATGGCTTACATATGGGATTACTTCATTTCAAAGACTGAAGGCAAGGATATTGCCTTCATTGTACATGGTTATGGAGGCTTGGTTTTTATGGACTTGCTTGTTCGTAGAAGGTGGGAAGTGATGAGCAAAGTATATGCTGTTGCACTTATTGACTCTGAACATCATGTAGGACACCAGCTGGGAAGTGATGTACAATTATTAGCATGGATAAAGCACCACTGCCGTGAATGGGTGACAAGTCCTAAGCCTTTGGATAAACCTGCAGCTACTGTTTTCAAAAAGGAATTTCCTATGGTTTCTGCTGGTACAGAAAAGTACAGCTTAGCCCCTTCCTCTAGCCTTCAGTCAatttttaagtactttaaaaaagctttaaaagCCAGAACAACCATTAATTTCTCTCAAATGCCAATAGTGACTAGAGGTTccacaaaaagaaagcaaagtgcTTAA